Proteins from a single region of Fibrobacter sp. UWB5:
- a CDS encoding GNAT family N-acetyltransferase: MIKIEGYSTKYINDAVEIWNDIVEDGIAFPQKDALDPQTGDEFFKSQSFTGIAVETDSGEVVGLYILHPNNVGRCGHISNASYAVKKNKRGQHIGEFLVKDCLAKAKEIGFRILQFNAVVATNTSALKLYKKLGFTQLGVIPKGFLLKDGNYEDIIPHYIEL, translated from the coding sequence ATGATTAAAATTGAAGGATACAGTACAAAGTATATCAACGACGCGGTTGAAATCTGGAACGACATTGTCGAAGACGGAATCGCGTTCCCTCAGAAAGATGCGCTTGACCCGCAGACGGGAGACGAGTTTTTCAAGTCGCAGTCATTCACAGGCATCGCCGTTGAAACGGACTCCGGCGAGGTGGTCGGGCTGTACATTCTCCACCCGAATAATGTCGGGCGCTGCGGGCATATTTCGAATGCGAGCTATGCGGTGAAGAAGAACAAGCGCGGCCAGCACATCGGTGAATTTCTCGTGAAGGATTGCCTCGCGAAGGCCAAGGAAATCGGTTTCAGGATTTTGCAGTTCAATGCGGTTGTCGCCACAAACACGTCGGCACTCAAGCTCTACAAGAAGCTCGGCTTTACCCAGCTCGGCGTAATCCCCAAGGGATTCTTGCTCAAAGACGGGAACTACGAGGACATTATCCCGCATTATATCGAACTTTAA
- a CDS encoding LysR family transcriptional regulator substrate-binding protein, with translation MADRTVQDFKSLKEDEVVGEIAIACAESRNVNFLSKCIGILRDDYPKIKYNLYSGDSERALEKLDKGIFDFAVVVDNVDLEKYNCLAVRSVDRWGVVMRRDDPLAKRDFIEPKDLLDKPLMASRQAMVADLPKWFGDDISKLNVIVGLDLSYNGSVLAKEGTGYLLTFDGLVDTSRTSRLCFRPLMPELTTNMYIIWRRGQQFTRAGELFLDTLRHVLGE, from the coding sequence ATGGCGGACAGGACGGTGCAGGATTTCAAGTCGCTGAAGGAAGACGAGGTGGTGGGTGAAATCGCCATTGCCTGCGCGGAGTCGCGGAACGTGAATTTTCTTTCGAAGTGCATCGGGATTCTCCGGGACGACTATCCGAAGATTAAGTACAACTTATATTCGGGCGACAGCGAGCGCGCCTTGGAAAAGCTGGACAAGGGCATTTTCGATTTCGCGGTGGTTGTAGATAACGTTGATTTGGAAAAGTACAACTGTCTTGCTGTGCGTTCGGTGGACCGCTGGGGCGTGGTGATGCGTCGCGACGACCCTTTGGCCAAGCGGGATTTCATTGAGCCGAAGGACTTGCTCGACAAGCCGCTGATGGCGTCGCGCCAGGCGATGGTGGCGGATTTGCCGAAATGGTTCGGCGACGATATTTCGAAGCTGAACGTAATCGTGGGGCTGGATCTTTCGTACAACGGTTCGGTGCTTGCGAAGGAGGGCACGGGCTACCTGCTCACTTTCGACGGCCTTGTGGATACGAGCCGCACTTCGCGCCTGTGCTTCAGGCCACTCATGCCCGAACTCACCACCAACATGTACATCATTTGGCGGCGGGGCCAGCAGTTCACGCGAGCGGGCGAACTTTTCCTCGATACACTCCGGCACGTGCTGGGGGAATAG